AGGGGGACCGAATCTGGATGTTATTTCTTTTTCTGATAACCGGCTGCGTAAATGTGCAACCCATGTAAAAGATGTAAAGAGAACGATTACAAACTCTTCGGTTGACTACAAAAACGGAGTAATCTCTCTTTGCATTAAAGATGGGATCAGTGCCACACTTAAAGTCTACTCGATTTCAGGTAAACTGATAAAAACGCTCTTTTCTGGAAAAGCCTCACAGGAAAGTTACAGTATCAGGTTGAATTCATCCGATTTGACCAGAGGAACATACCTGCTGGTTTTGGAGAACAATCTGAATGTAAGGCATGAAAAAGTAATTCATGTGTGGTAGTGTAAGAAATTTATGTCTCTGACAGAGGGGTAAAAGTGAGTACAAACCGCGAATTTATTAAGGTTCTGGCGATCATTACAGCATGTTTTTTTAGTGCGTCCGGTCAGCCTGCTGAATACAGCGGGAATCCCGTATTTAAAGATCTATTTACAGCCGATCCCTGTGCAATAGTTCACAATGACACATTGTATGTATTCACCGGCCATGATGAGCAGACCCGGGAAGGAACGTTTTTCCTCATGCGGGACTGGTATACTTTTTCAACTACAGACATGGTCAACTGGACAAATCATGGCTCGAAACTCAGGCCCGGCAATTTCTCATGGGCAAGTGGCAATGCATTTGCAGGGCATGTGGTGGAGCATAATGGTAAGTTCTGGTGGTATGTTCCCATGACACACAAGACAATCAAGGCAGGTGAGGGTTTTGCCATCGGTGTGGCGGTTGCCGATCATCCGCTGGGCCCATGGAGGGATGCTATCGGGCAGGCGCTTATCACAGACAATACACCTAATTCTATCACTCTCAATATCGATCCTTGTGTCGTTATCGACAATGGAACTCCGTACCTGTACTGGGGCTCCTGGGGTGCTTGCAGGTATGTGAAGCTCAAGGGCAACATGACAGAGATGGATGGACCGGTTCAGAATGTCAATGCCAGGAATTTTTTTGAAGCCCCCTGGATTCACAAGAGAAACAATATTTATTATCTGTCCTATGCTGTCGGGTACCCATCAACAACCGAATACTGTACGAGCAACAGTATTACAGGACCATGGACCTATCGCGGGGTGATAAACGACAGGCTGGAGAACTCCGAAACCAACCATCAGGCAATAATTGAGTACAAATCAAACTGGTATTTCATTTACCACAGTGGCGACCTCCCTGGCGGAGGCACCTATCGCAGATCTGTATGTATCGACAAGCTTGAGTACAACAGTGACGGGACAATAAAAAAGGTAGTACGGACCAAAACAGGCGTCCCACGGATAATTTCTACCGGCACTCAATCCAGATCAGGGGAAAATTTCAGGTTAATTGATAAATTTGAGTCACATCGCAAGTTCTCTCTCTTTGACCTGCAGGGGAGAGTA
This DNA window, taken from Fibrobacter sp., encodes the following:
- a CDS encoding family 43 glycosylhydrolase, with the protein product MITACFFSASGQPAEYSGNPVFKDLFTADPCAIVHNDTLYVFTGHDEQTREGTFFLMRDWYTFSTTDMVNWTNHGSKLRPGNFSWASGNAFAGHVVEHNGKFWWYVPMTHKTIKAGEGFAIGVAVADHPLGPWRDAIGQALITDNTPNSITLNIDPCVVIDNGTPYLYWGSWGACRYVKLKGNMTEMDGPVQNVNARNFFEAPWIHKRNNIYYLSYAVGYPSTTEYCTSNSITGPWTYRGVINDRLENSETNHQAIIEYKSNWYFIYHSGDLPGGGTYRRSVCIDKLEYNSDGTIKKVVRTKTGVPRIISTGTQSRSGENFRLIDKFESHRKFSLFDLQGRVSRLSDLNCKYPLSTRVLIRKKSDISGVSGTVTVY